From Parus major isolate Abel chromosome 1A, Parus_major1.1, whole genome shotgun sequence, the proteins below share one genomic window:
- the GPR22 gene encoding G-protein coupled receptor 22 isoform X1: MSVKKRNQIVPYFISPFRRKTSCNKRMCLSPILEVNMQSESNITVRDAIDDIDTNMYQPLSYPLSFQVSLTGFLMLEIVLGLGSNLTVLVLYCMKSNLINSVSNIITMNLHVLDVIICVGCIPLTIVILLLSLESNTALICCFHEACVSFASVSTAINVFAITLDRYDISVKPANRILTMGRAVILMTSIWIISLFSFLIPFIEVNFFSLQSASTWENKTLLCVSTNEYHTELGMYYHILVQIPIFFFTVIVMLITYTKILQALNIRIGTRFTTGQKKKNRKKKTISLTTQHETTDMSHSSGGKNVVFGVRTSVSVIIALRRAVKRHRERRERQKRVFRMSLLIISTFLLCWTPISVLNTTILCLGPSDLLVKLRLCFLVMAYGTTIFHPLLYAFTRQKFQKVLKSKMKKRVVSIVEADPMPNNAVIHNSWIEPKRNKKITFEDSEVRQKCLVPQVVTD, encoded by the coding sequence ATGAGcgttaaaaaaagaaatcaaatagTTCCGTATTTTATTTCACCTTTCAGGAGAAAAACCAGCTGCAACAAAAGAATGTGTTTGTCCCCCATTCTGGAAGTCAACATGCAGTCCGAATCTAACATTACAGTTCGAGATGCCATTGATGACATCGATACCAACATGTACCAACCACTGTCATATCCATTAAGCTTTCAAGTTTCTCTCACTGGATTTTTGATGTTAGAAATTGTTTTGGGACTTGGCAGCAACCTCACCGTGCTGGTACTTTACTGTATGAAATCCAACTTAATCAATTCTGTCAGTAACATAATTACAATGAACCTTCATGTACTTGATGTAATAATTTGTGTGGGATGTATTCCTCTAACTATAGTTATCCTTCTGCTTTCACTGGAGAGTAACACTGCTCTCATCTGCTGCTTCCATGAGGCTTGTGTCTCTTTTGCAAGCGTTTCAACTGCAATCAACGTCTTCGCTATCACCCTGGACCGGTATGACATCTCCGTAAAACCTGCTAACCGAATCCTGACCATGGGAAGGGCTGTGATACTAATGACATCAATATGGatcatttcacttttttccttcctgattcCTTTCATTGAAGTCAACTTTTTCAGTCTTCAAAGTGCAAGTACTTGGGAAAATAAGACACTTCTGTGCGTGAGTACAAACGAGTACCACACTGAACTAGGAATGTACTACCACATTCTTGTTCAGAttccaatatttttcttcactgttatAGTAATGCTTATTACATACACCAAAATACTCCAGGCCCTAAATATTCGGATTGGTACAAGATTCACAACaggacaaaagaagaaaaacagaaagaaaaaaactatttctttgACCACTCAACATGAGACTACGGACATGTCCCAcagcagtggaggaaaaaatgtTGTCTTTGGTGTAAGGACTTCCGTGTCCGTCATAATTGCTCTACGCCGAGCTGTAAAACGGCACCGGGAGCGACGAGAACGGCAAAAGAGAGTCTTCAGAATGTCCCTCCTGATTATCTCAACATTCCTTCTCTGCTGGACACCCATCTCTGTTTTGAACACCACTATCTTATGTTTGGGCCCAAGTGACCTTTTGGTAAAGTTGAGATTATGTTTTCTAGTAATGGCATATGGAACAACTATATTTCACCCTCTACTTTATGCATTCACAAGGCAAAAGTTTCAGAAAGTTCTGAAAAGTAAGATGAAAAAGCGAGTTGTTTCAATAGTGGAAGCAGATCCTATGCCAAATAACGCTGTAATACACAACTCATGGATAGAGcctaaaaggaacaaaaagattACCTTTGAAGACAGCGAAGTAAGGCAGAAATGTTTAGTACCTCAGGTTGTCACTGACTAG
- the GPR22 gene encoding G-protein coupled receptor 22 isoform X2 gives MCLSPILEVNMQSESNITVRDAIDDIDTNMYQPLSYPLSFQVSLTGFLMLEIVLGLGSNLTVLVLYCMKSNLINSVSNIITMNLHVLDVIICVGCIPLTIVILLLSLESNTALICCFHEACVSFASVSTAINVFAITLDRYDISVKPANRILTMGRAVILMTSIWIISLFSFLIPFIEVNFFSLQSASTWENKTLLCVSTNEYHTELGMYYHILVQIPIFFFTVIVMLITYTKILQALNIRIGTRFTTGQKKKNRKKKTISLTTQHETTDMSHSSGGKNVVFGVRTSVSVIIALRRAVKRHRERRERQKRVFRMSLLIISTFLLCWTPISVLNTTILCLGPSDLLVKLRLCFLVMAYGTTIFHPLLYAFTRQKFQKVLKSKMKKRVVSIVEADPMPNNAVIHNSWIEPKRNKKITFEDSEVRQKCLVPQVVTD, from the coding sequence ATGTGTTTGTCCCCCATTCTGGAAGTCAACATGCAGTCCGAATCTAACATTACAGTTCGAGATGCCATTGATGACATCGATACCAACATGTACCAACCACTGTCATATCCATTAAGCTTTCAAGTTTCTCTCACTGGATTTTTGATGTTAGAAATTGTTTTGGGACTTGGCAGCAACCTCACCGTGCTGGTACTTTACTGTATGAAATCCAACTTAATCAATTCTGTCAGTAACATAATTACAATGAACCTTCATGTACTTGATGTAATAATTTGTGTGGGATGTATTCCTCTAACTATAGTTATCCTTCTGCTTTCACTGGAGAGTAACACTGCTCTCATCTGCTGCTTCCATGAGGCTTGTGTCTCTTTTGCAAGCGTTTCAACTGCAATCAACGTCTTCGCTATCACCCTGGACCGGTATGACATCTCCGTAAAACCTGCTAACCGAATCCTGACCATGGGAAGGGCTGTGATACTAATGACATCAATATGGatcatttcacttttttccttcctgattcCTTTCATTGAAGTCAACTTTTTCAGTCTTCAAAGTGCAAGTACTTGGGAAAATAAGACACTTCTGTGCGTGAGTACAAACGAGTACCACACTGAACTAGGAATGTACTACCACATTCTTGTTCAGAttccaatatttttcttcactgttatAGTAATGCTTATTACATACACCAAAATACTCCAGGCCCTAAATATTCGGATTGGTACAAGATTCACAACaggacaaaagaagaaaaacagaaagaaaaaaactatttctttgACCACTCAACATGAGACTACGGACATGTCCCAcagcagtggaggaaaaaatgtTGTCTTTGGTGTAAGGACTTCCGTGTCCGTCATAATTGCTCTACGCCGAGCTGTAAAACGGCACCGGGAGCGACGAGAACGGCAAAAGAGAGTCTTCAGAATGTCCCTCCTGATTATCTCAACATTCCTTCTCTGCTGGACACCCATCTCTGTTTTGAACACCACTATCTTATGTTTGGGCCCAAGTGACCTTTTGGTAAAGTTGAGATTATGTTTTCTAGTAATGGCATATGGAACAACTATATTTCACCCTCTACTTTATGCATTCACAAGGCAAAAGTTTCAGAAAGTTCTGAAAAGTAAGATGAAAAAGCGAGTTGTTTCAATAGTGGAAGCAGATCCTATGCCAAATAACGCTGTAATACACAACTCATGGATAGAGcctaaaaggaacaaaaagattACCTTTGAAGACAGCGAAGTAAGGCAGAAATGTTTAGTACCTCAGGTTGTCACTGACTAG